Genomic window (Drosophila ananassae strain 14024-0371.13 chromosome 3L, ASM1763931v2, whole genome shotgun sequence):
GCCAACCTTCTGCTAAACGACAAATGCCTCCGAGGATTTCTGGGTCAACCGTATCCCTTTCCATTGAACTCCAACCGGCAACTAAAGCTGATCATCTTTTTGTTATGCTTTGCCAGCCTTATCACCACCACCATGTACCAGGCATATCTGCAGTCCTTCTTGACGACTCCTCCGCCAGAGCCCATGTTGCGATCATTTTTGGACGTGGATAACTCCCGATATAAAATCGCCTTGAGCCAGGTGGAGTGGGATATGGTCCATAAGACGGAGGGCCACATGATGCATATAATACACAAGGATCGGCTGAAAGTGTTCGATGAATTCAATCAGTTTGTTACATTGCGAGAGTCCTTCAATATCAACTACATTTTCCCTGTTTCGGATATCCGCTGGGAAACCTACCGCGAGCAGCAGAAGCTCTTTGCCCGACCCATATTCTACTACTCGGATGACTTCTGCCTTACCAGGCTCACCTTCTTGACCTTACCCATACGAAGATATCTGCCCTATCGGGACCTCTTAGAGGCGCACATTCTGAGCCAAAAGGAGTTCGGCCTGCTAAGACACTGGATTGATAATAGCTTCTACGATATGGTTAAGCTGGGTCTTACACCCCTCGAGGACCTGAGCCTTCCGGAAGATGACGGCGACGCCATCGACCTGGACGATCTCTCATGGATATTCGCCCTATATTTCATAGGTTTGGCTCTTGGCTGCATCGGCTTTGTGATGGAGCACACATGGAGGCGTTACAGGATGTTCAGTGGAACATAAAAGCTTTTATAATATTTCAGATTACGGCACATTGAATAACGTATTTGTGAATcatttccatattttttgcaCGAATATgctgaattaaattaaaaattttcgctAGCATAGCTAAACCCATTCTGCTCAACCTTCGTCAATAGccataaaacaaacaaagaaaTGCTGAATTGGGATTAGCCACCTCCGCACAATAAATGATAGCGGATATGAAGAAGCAGGGGTTATTGTATGAATAGCATGGGCTATTCAAATCAAAACCGAATGGATTCGAATCATCACATCGGAGGTTGCCAACAGTGAGACAATgcttaattttggattttgatCGATACGCGATATTGATTTTGATGTGGTTTTAAAAGACAATCGGATGTATCTATACATGTCCATCTGCGATCAGTGGGAGATTGTGAAAACCCAATGTGCATTCCAGGCGATACGATGAGTCGACGACCCAGTGAACTGGCCAAATATTTGATGACATCTCACATGATTGGCTCTTACATAAATATGCCCATAAACAGACCACAATGCGGGTGTTTCAGTCGCATTCGTAGTCGTTGTCGGAGCCGGGGATTATGCAAAAGATGGACCTGCTACCGCCATAAAGCGGTCATAATTTGTGCGATGTCTCCGAGCATATTTGATTCGAATCATAATTTGATTCGTCAATTTGGCGCCACATTTGACGCGTGCTGATTGGACCTAGGGCACTACTTCAGGGATTGGGATTGGAAATTGGGTAACCTAGGCGCCAAGAGCAACTTAGTGGGTGAGACAATGGCTTGGCATTGTCATTGCCATTGATGTGGTATCGTGAAATCTTTCACTTTCGATTCGAAATAGTTGTAAACGAAGTTCCCCTTTTAAACGCGGTCAGACTCTATCTATCATAAATCATGCCTGAAAGTATATATGATAATGTGGCACATCATTACGCTTGCCAAGTGGATCAATTTGTCATGGGAAGTCATCGCTGGACTTGCTCCAGCTTTGATCGGATTGGGAACCAATCGCAGCTGACCGATCTGACCTGTACTCATCCCTTGGGACCGACGAAACTGCCAACGCAATCATCCCAATTGCACAACCTTTTGACATTTGGCAAAACAGGGCAAACATTTTGAACCGAAACGAAAGTGgccaaacacaaaaacaaatccaTAATCCGTAATCCGTAAAATCTATGGCAGACATTTTTCAATTGCAATCCCAAATTCTGTTATTATCCGAAACGCTGACTGCCCATTTCCATTGATGAATGATGATCGTTAAAGTCGACCATTTCTTGGCTGCTTGTGTGGTGATCCTCAGGGCCATTTGGATTTAATAGATTTTTGTGGCTCGAGTCATTACGGCGGCCACCTTAACCACAATAATCGACTCCACGTATGGAACAATGTCTGGCGATGGTTAAACTGTTTTTcggttgttgtttttaaccctttttttattgtacAGTGTACATTAATGAGACCTCGTTGGGAATCTTCAGCCTCATACTCATAATTGAATAgagtaatttttaaaaattatttatcgAGTACTTCTGCTATTTACACAAACCTATTTGTGGACTCTTGACGGTTGGGGGCCTGATGGCTAGTGGTAGCTGGTGGTTCAATCCGGTTGCGGCTCATATATCGCGTAAGAGCCAACTAATTCGACCTGAGGCCATTAACAATTTCACAAATGTGCTGAAAATGCATATTAAGTTTTCGGGGgccataataataaaagagtatttcaaatttaagaGGTGTTAATTTTTTCAACCGAAGAAACTAATCAGTTTCAATGCCGGATTTTGCTGCACATTTTACAAACTAGTATTTTAAGGTCGCACACACACGAAATGAAATTCCAAAATCTGGTCTAGCCATCCGATGCTCCTCCATCCACCATCTCCCGTCACcacttttggtttttggttatttttgtttttttcaaaccaattttatttttgtttttgtggcgGCTTAAACTAAAACAAAGGCTGAAACCGAGCAGGTCCATCCTCCCCAAGACTACAAAAGTAATTTATTTCCTTCCTAGTTTTTGTCGCTCAAAGCCATTAAGGGAGTTTTGGCGAAGATTGGCAAAACAGTTGCCACCTTTCAGCGGTTCAGTGGTGCAGTCGGAGCCGCAGCCGCTAACCGGTTGCTTCCCACTGAAACTCCAATTACCATCGCTGAAAAGCACTTTGAACTTTAATTTCACTATTTTCTTGCTCCGCCCGCTGATTTGGCCTGTGGCGTTTCCCGCAGCGACACCAATGCGTATACGTAACGTATTAATTATGCGGCCCAAAGAGCTCGCCACCGACTCTCAGCAATAAAAACTCAGATTCCGATGCTAATTGCCAAAATTAATCACAGCCCCCGAAAAATGGGCACAGACTTGTTGGCATCGTTCCGAAGAATTACCAAATGAAAGTTGCGATGAGAACGCACCGAATCCCCCATCTCAATTagaattaaaatgaaatttagcCAAACAAACAATACTGCGACTCCTACTAGCAACATGTGGTTGCATGTTGTTGAAGGTAGAGCAACAGGTTTTTAATAGGAAACCCATTTGTCTCATTTTAACAACAAACGAACATGCCATTTGTGCATTAAGTGCCACCAAAGGTGTCAAGTGCGAGGCAGGGCAGTCGGTCGGTCAGCTCCGGTCAGTCCCTTTCGTTTTCAGTTTAGAGCTCACAACGGTACTCGAGACAGGAAGCTctatttgatttaaatttccgCTTTTTTAGGTAATTGCTCTGCCAACTGGGCCACAAAGTGCGTTGGGAGAGAGCTATTGACTTTTTAGTGGTAAATTGCATTCATAATTGAGCGATAAACTAAAAGgttaaaagctaaaaagcTGTTACTTAATAGATAAGAAATCAATCAAAATGAGAGAGCTAACCGCCGTAATTGGTTTTAAAGTGTTGAAAGATAAATTATATACAAGAAACAACTTGCTGTATTaggcaatatttatttttatattgttattatatattattttatatgtccATTCTTTAATAATCCTATTTAAGTTTCTTAGTTCTTTAAACCtttctaaaaaatatgatttttttatgaaatgaGTTGCATTAACGTACGGAAAGCTTGGGAAACTAGAAGCAACAAGTCAAATAACATATAAAATTGATTTAACCAAGATGTTGAGCTTAAAagctttttggtttttaattttggcggGCAACCAGTGGTTATGTTAGACAACTCTGCTATGTCGATAAATAGGACCGTTTACTTTTTTAAGAGAATATACCAGAAACGTAGAGAACCatctacaaaaataatttaaactaaaaCGGTTATAATCAATAGTTTATTAATAGCTAAATCAAGGTAACAAATATAAGAGTcttcaaattttatttaacatttaaaattcaaatttgttGCCTTACAACACTGGTTGCCATTGTCAACACTGGAAAGCAACAAGCGAAGAATTCGTTTTTGAtaccgttgttgttgtttaattGGCGTTATGGGCGGCGAGTCGCGCTTAGAACTAATACCTCCACTTAGTCTAGTTTAAGCCACTCCACACGACGGTGCGCGGCAGAGAGCGATAGGCCAGAATAAACTGGAATCCGTGGGCaactgaaaccgaaaccgaagaaaCATATGCACGAGAGGTTTACTTATATATGCAGACACTTGTGTGTATGTGCTCGCCGTGACAAATGAAGCAGTAGTAGCATTAGGAGTGGGCACGCGATCCAGAGCCACGTCTGCTACCTCTGTCCAAGCCGGACCCAGTCCCAGTTTCAGTTCCAGACCGAATCCCACCTCCACCGCCAGACACCATGCTGCCTCGGTTCAGGTCCTTCTACGGAAAGCTAATAATCTTCATCCTGGTGGCCCTGTGCTTCATCTTGTACAGCAAGGTGCAGCACAATAGCCCCAACGAGGAGGCACCACCACTCCTCCGACCGGCTGCCCTGCGTGGCCACGGACGCGACAGGTTCGAGGGCTACAGCGACAATGAGAATGAGATTGCCCGACCTGCCACCCATTCTCCCTACGAGCAGTCCATTCAGCTGGACTTGCAGAAGCAGCGTGTCGGCCTGGGGGAGCAGGGAGTGGCCGTGCACTTGACCGGCGCAGCCAAGGAGCGGGGCGAGGCCATCTACAAGAAGATCGCCCTCAACGAGGAACTCAGCGAGCAGCTGCTGTACAACCGGAGTGTGGGCGACCACCGGAATCCGCTGTGCGCGGCAGAACGCTTCGATGTGGACACCCTGCCCACGGCCAGTGTGGTGATCATCTTCTTTAACGAACCCTACTCCGTTCTACTGCGCACGGTGCAcagcaccctaaccacctgcaACGAGAAGGCCCTGAAGGAGATCATCCTGGTCGACGATGGCAGCGATAATCCCGAGCTTGGCGGAAAACTGGATTACTACATACGCACGAGGATACCCGCCGGCAAGGTGACCATTCTGAGGCTGAAGAACCGGTAAGTGGAGCACCATACAAACCCTAACCCAAAACCCAGACCTACGGGGCTAGGAAAAGTTCAGATATTCCGCTAATCGAATCGTTGGAACGGCATGAACTCATTTGAATAACTTGTTTGCCATGTCAGAAGCATCTTCATTTTGGCCAGAACCGACAAACGTTCACAGGCCGCACAACAAAAggctaaaaactaaaaaatgaaGAGAAAACCAGTTCGTCAAGTTACGATTATGTGTGTTTTTCGGGCTTGGGCCTGACTTTTTGTAACTCTCcagcgacgacgacgatggTTTCTGCGTGCATTTACACTCGGCAGCAtgggtgctttgcagactctTTAATGGCCCACCATTATTGACACATTTCTGGGCATTACAGGTTAAGGTTTATGGAGGGAACTTCACAAATAATGAAACCAGAAAGCTAGAAACCCCATACTATCGAGAAACTAATAGTAGGAAGCTGTTCGgtctctaatttatgacctaTAAGTGGGGAATTAGCATATTTGAGCAATCGGAAGCTTAGCGAAAATCTTGAACTTTATGAATATTACTAGGCAGTTTATAAACTCTTCATGAACTCAAaactctttaaaaatattacccCACTCAAaagtttttatgattttacGAACCCTGTAAGACAGTGTAAGTCGTGCTTGGCAAATCATCGAAGTTTTTCGGTTGACCCAataaattttctttgttttgggtttttttttccattaaaaCATTCCCTTGGCATTGCTGAAGAAAGTTTTTGCCTTTCTCATTTCAGCTTGGGTCTGATCCGGGCCCGACTGGCCGGTGCACGAATCGCTACGGGAGATGTACTCATCTTTTTGGATGCCCATTGTGAGGGCAATATCGGCTGGTGTGAGCCCCTGCTGCAGCGCATCAAGGAGTCCAGGACCAGTGTCCTGGTGCCCATCATCGATGTCATCGATGCCAATGACTTCCAGTACAGCACCAACGGCTACAAGTCCTTCCAGGTGGGAGGCTTCCAATGGAACGGCCACTTCGACTGGATCAATCTGCCGGAGCGGGAGAAGCAGCGTCAGCGTCGGGAGTGCAAACAGCAGCGGGAGATCTGCCCGGCTTATAGTCCCACCATGGCTGGCGGATTGTTTGCCATGGATCGGCGTTACTTCTGGGAGGTGGGCAGCTACGATGAGCAGATGGACGGCTGGGGCGGCGAGAACTTGGAGATGTCCTTCCGCATCTGGCAGTGTGGCGGCACCATTGAGACGATTCCCTGCTCCCGGGTTGGCCACATCTTCCGTGACTTCCATCCTTACAAGTAAGTTCTGAAGTATACAGCTTCCATATCCGTATCATCACAAAAACTCATGGTGACCTTGGACATTTCGGCTTGATCTCTGATATTAGGTCTCattaaaaaatctaatttatattcttttgtaGATTCCCCAATGATCGAGACACTCACGGCATTAATACGGCCCGCATGGCTCTAGTGTGGATGGACGAGTACATAAATATCTTCTTCCTGAACCGACCGGATCTGAAGTTCCACGCAGACATCGGTGACGTTACCCACCGGGTGATGCTCCGCAAGAAGCTGCGCTGCAAGAACTTCGAATGGTACCTGAAGAACATCTACCCGGAGAAGTTCGTGCCCACCCACAATGTGAATGCCTGGGGAAAGGTGCAGGCCGTGAGCGGCAACCTCTGCCTCGACGATCTGCTGCAGAACAATGAGAAGCCCTACAATGTGGGCCTCTATCCTTGCGGCAAAACGCTGCAAAAGTCACAGCTCTTCTCCTTCACCAAATCCCAAGTGCTGCGCAACGAACTGAGCTGTGCCACAGTCCAGCACAGCGAGTCGCCACCGTACAGAGTGGTGATGGTGCCGTGCCTGGAGAACGATGAGTTCAATGAGCAGTGGAAGTACGAGCGCCAGCACCTTGTTCACAGCAACACAGGGATGTGCCTGGACCACAGGGGCCTCAAGACCCTGGACGATGCCCAGGTGGCGCCCTGCGACCCCCACAGCGACTCGCAGAGGTGGCTCATCCAGCACTAAGGACCGGAGTCAATGGGAAACGATGGGGATGGGATGGGGACCAAACTGACTAACGCGACTGAACGCAAAACAGACTCGAATTCGAATTAGAGCATCAACCTGTAAATAACTGAAAATTGAACGATAGATTATATATTTTCTACACACCCACTGTGTATATTAAGGAAGGACCGATGAGGAGTGGTAGCTAGtgcaaatcaaatcaaatcaaagcAAGGAAATCAAACGCAAACAAGTCATTTGGGAAACGCTAATAACAATTAACTGTGTGTTGTGTATTCTGTGTGTGTAATTAGTTATATAttgagagagaaagagagttgtaaacaaaaacagagcGTCGGTATATCCTATGTAAATGCTTCACCGATGACCTTATAGTCGCCATGTGATCAGGAAACTTTGAGGATGCAACAAATGCATTCCACCGCACGGGAGTCGACCTGAGTCTCCTgctatta
Coding sequences:
- the LOC6495885 gene encoding polypeptide N-acetylgalactosaminyltransferase 1, with the protein product MLPRFRSFYGKLIIFILVALCFILYSKVQHNSPNEEAPPLLRPAALRGHGRDRFEGYSDNENEIARPATHSPYEQSIQLDLQKQRVGLGEQGVAVHLTGAAKERGEAIYKKIALNEELSEQLLYNRSVGDHRNPLCAAERFDVDTLPTASVVIIFFNEPYSVLLRTVHSTLTTCNEKALKEIILVDDGSDNPELGGKLDYYIRTRIPAGKVTILRLKNRLGLIRARLAGARIATGDVLIFLDAHCEGNIGWCEPLLQRIKESRTSVLVPIIDVIDANDFQYSTNGYKSFQVGGFQWNGHFDWINLPEREKQRQRRECKQQREICPAYSPTMAGGLFAMDRRYFWEVGSYDEQMDGWGGENLEMSFRIWQCGGTIETIPCSRVGHIFRDFHPYKFPNDRDTHGINTARMALVWMDEYINIFFLNRPDLKFHADIGDVTHRVMLRKKLRCKNFEWYLKNIYPEKFVPTHNVNAWGKVQAVSGNLCLDDLLQNNEKPYNVGLYPCGKTLQKSQLFSFTKSQVLRNELSCATVQHSESPPYRVVMVPCLENDEFNEQWKYERQHLVHSNTGMCLDHRGLKTLDDAQVAPCDPHSDSQRWLIQH